In Amblyomma americanum isolate KBUSLIRL-KWMA chromosome 8, ASM5285725v1, whole genome shotgun sequence, the DNA window GCGCCAAGCCAACGTCTTCGCCCGCAAACGACGTCCCTTACATCAGTGGCCCGCTGACGAGAGTAGTCCTAGCCGGCGCACAATGATGACACTTGAGATGACATTTCCTGCGATCCCGACAGGCGATCGCGTAGCGGGAGACGATGCCTGATGTCGCACACGTGTGCATACCGTTACTTCGGTGCTCTGCGGAAGGCGATAGAATACTGCAGCCACGTGGGCGAGTCCGTTATCACCGGGTTAAAAGGGTGGCCAAGAATTCCCATAGCCGCAGTGTTTTATTTCACGTTACTGCAGTGGCTACAGCACAACCGCGCATGAAAAGCTGCCGGCCACCGGCCATAACTCAACAAGTTTTACTCAGGATTCGGACCACCCGCTTCCAAAACCGCTTCTCTGTCGGCTCAGTTGTAAGGCCACTGATTTTTTGTTGCTTCCTGTGCTGCtgtaaagggcggttcacatgcaagcgaattggcaaacagagcgaacagcggcgcggcgctgcgaagcggttcgcgagctttcgtttcacatgcatagccgctgcgcgtttcccaccgctgcgaaaaccaacgttgctggcaaaagatatgcgcctgcaaccggttttggtggcctgcaaacagttttgttggcctgcaaacacaaaaaaaagcgtaatataaaagcattattttgtcaattcttttcacagtttctttaaataaatataattcttgtgttttaagcattaaacagcactttatacaatttattttttaaacaaaagttggtacgtgcggcgtacaaactcgcatggcaacgccgggccgtcattggttgagatgcggtgctgccgcgtcgccgccgcgaaaatttccaacttgcccgaacctcgccgctccagccgctggggctttctccgccgcttgagagagggtgtactcgccgccgcggcggagttcgcgagcggttcgcttgcatgtgaaacaggcttaataCTTAGCACATTCTAtatataaaacaaaataaaaacaaacatgagTGGAGAGGACAAGAATTGATTCCAGAATACCGTGAAACTGATACCCCGATCAGGTCCAGGTTGCCAACTTCAGCCTCCCTCTAaattcagaagtacttgtatttgggcgtgttggttcatatcttttcaggtggacacaggggcgcaacaaaaacacacggacatagaagtagacagggacgagcgctttaGAGGGTTTCCCTCTAAATTGACCTTATTTCCGGTGTTGGTTTTCACCCTGTGGGCATGCCAAAGCCATTATGACCAACATCATCCGACACTTGGTAGAAATGGGTTTCTCGCTCGACAAGGCATCTTATGCTACCTGCCCGCATCACCAGTCTCTTCTGGACTCcattagatataaaaaaaaaaacaccttttgccattcatgtagccATCTCATTTTATGCCTTAAGGGAAGAAACACCACTTTGAAAAAAgaatgctggggggggggggggggggagcattgtGTTTTTACAAGGCAATCAACCAATTTCAAATTCTCAAGGCCTCAAAAGTAAGTGCGCACTTTCCAAGCCACGTCGCCGTACCATAAGCATGTAGAAGGATAGAAGTGTATAACGTCTGTGATAGCGATAAGCTCGAAATAAAAAGCATTATGATTCTGAACGGCGAGATTCCATAGTCACTCTACTGCCGGCTAAGGTATAGCCCAtgttattagtaattttctttttgtGGATCGGTTCACGTTACTCTTGAAGCAGCGGTAACACCATCGGAGATGAAACCGCACTTTGCGTGCTAAAACTTCATAGATTCAGCTTTCAGTACCTTCGCACGCCATTGAAAACAACAGTTTAAAACTTCGTTCATGCATTTAAATCGCGTGTCTGCCGTACAAATATCATTCACTTTAATTTAGCCCTTATCAATTGGTGCATTTTACTATTACGCCACACACAACTTGGCAATAGAGAAAGAAATACAGGGCACTCACGGGTTATTGAGCTAGCTTCACAGCCACAAAAGCTTATTCTGCACGGCATGGACCCGATTTCGGATCCATGCAGTGATGATTTTACTTCGAAGTAATATAATAAATTCAAAGACCGTTTCGTTGGTCGCTTCATTGTTGGAGGGGGGATCGGCTCTATTATAATTTCTGCTGCTCCCTGCGGAGATCGCTGCTCAGAGCCGAAAGACCGTTTCGAAAGCGGCGCGTTGTATTCGAGACGTCGACTTGCCGCTGCACTTCCTAGAGGGCGCCACATAAAATACAAAATCCGGACAAACGACCGGATAGTCTATCCGTCCGTACGTCCACGCCTTACTACAAGCGCGGGGCGGATTTCCTGTCCTCGTCGGCACAAAAGAACCGCTACCGGTTCCTTTTCTTCTCCAGCCGCCGTCAGTGCCGGATCAGTAGTCTTCGTACTCTTCACAGAACCCGCGAACAAAAGTTTATAAGATGGCCCAGCGCGAGCGTACCTTCATCATGGtcaagcccgacggcgtgcagcgcGGTCTCGTCGGCGAGATCATCCAGCGCTTCGAGAGGCGCGGCTACAAGCTCGTCGCCATGAAGTTCATGCAGGCAGACGAGAAGCTGCTGCAGCAGCACTACTCTGACCTGGCCGGCCGCCCCTTCTTCAACGGCCTGGTCAAGTTCATGCAGAGCGGCCCCGTCGTGCCCATGGTGTGGGAGGGCACCAACGTGGTGGCCACCGGTCGCGACATGATCGGCGCCACCAACCCGCTCGAGTCCAAGCCCGGCACCATCCGTGGCGACCTGTGCATCCAGGTGGGCCGCAATATCGTGCACGGCAGCGATTCGCTGCCCAGCGCCGAGAAGGAGATCGCGCTGTGGTTCAAAGAGAGCGAACTCTGCCCCTGGACCCCTCACGTCGAGCCCAGCGTCTACGAATGAAGGCAACGGACTAGTTTTATTTCCCCCCTAGAAACGCACTGCTCGTGCACCTAATATTTTTCTACGCACGTTTTTTCGGAGACAGAAACTGAATCAAGCCAATAAAGTGGCCAATCCGATTTACCCGGAGTCACAGAACTTGGATCTTGTCTCATTTTGTGGcatgctaggcctagcgccttcACGCTGCACGGTTTCTGCAGTTTGTTTCATTCGTGAGTCTTTTGAAGGGCTATGCTTTTTACCGGCACGGTTGAAGCCAGAAATAATGAGCGCTGGACGCCCTGCCGAGTCTCATTTGGCTTAAGGAGCGCCTAATATCGCCGGCATTGCATGGTTGCCTCCGTAACGTGACACATGGCACTTTTGTGGACCCGCGTGACCGCGTAGCTTGTTCGATCGAAGCGAGTTGTCGGCAGCACCCCGACGATCCACTGCTGGGAGCGCTGCTCCGAATAAAAGTTGGCGTGACATCAAAATTTCTAAGTGAGGCACTCGTCAAGGACAAAAAGTGCTGTCAAGGGGAACGGTGTAAGGGTGCGCGGGGGGTGCATGGCGTGACGTTAATTTTGCTGGATACAAGCTACGTGGCGAAGCCGTCCCTTAGTTCAAATCTTTCAGATCCTCTCGCCGACACCTTGAACAGTACTTAGAGCCAGTCCTCGAATTGTGTACGCGTTGTAGGTACTTGATTAGTGATGTAGGTCACTGTCATGACCTTGATATCGGGTCAAGCTTGGGAGGTGGAGCCGAGGTCCTGGGAATGGAGCTGGAAGTGATCTAGGTCGAATTTAATGCGCATCCTCCGGTTTCCTTCCCCCGAACGCAGCATTTCATGGATTCAAAGCAGTACTTTTGCATTATTTAATGCATCAACATTTTCAGGGTGCAGACACCATGTCTATATTAGggcatgtaatttttttttgatcGGATATTCAGCGATTTATTGACAAGAGCTGCATAAAATAGGGTGTGTGAAAACTTAAATGCTACCAGACTGACCTCTAACCTTCTATTAAGAGGGTGAAGTACCCTTATTCAAACATGCATTGTGCTCGAAATTTGATGAATGCAGTGTTAAACTGTCGTCCAATTAAATTTTTGACACTTCAATGGTTCTTTACTTTCCCTGTTGATAGTACTCGGCACCGCAGCTGTTACTACGTATTATGGCACTGTGAAAGCACTGCATTCAGCAAATTTCTTGTGCAGCAAGCACTATAAATACGCTTAGCATCTACCTACGCCAGGTTTCCAAGAACTAAATTTTCAATTCGCTTCTGTGGTTAATTCCATTTTCCTGATATTAAGTACTCTGCCAGTACCATGAAAGAGGCAGCTGCACCGCAATCGCTCTTTGAGCTGCGTGGCAGTAGCGGTAGTGACAaagaaatggaaattggttttaaagaaaggaaatgacccagtaattactgcgcaatttcctttccttaaaaccaattctctttttttttttctttaaacgccgcggtggctcagtggttagagcgctaggctactgatccggagttcccgggttcgaacccgaccgcggcggctgcgtttttatggggacAAAACGCtataggcgcccgtgtggtgctgtgcgatgtcagtgcacgttaaagatcctcagatggtcgaaattattccggagccctccactccactacggcacctctttcttcctttcttcttccactccctcctttatccattcccttactgcgcggttcaggtgtccaaagatatgagacagatagctgcgccatttcctttcccccaaaaccaattattttttctttgtcacTACCGCTTCTGCCACAATCGCGATTGGGGTGCCTGTTAACTGTGAGACAGTTaactcgcatctcggtggacacccgaaccgcgctgtatgggaagggataaagaagagagtgaaagaaaaaatttgtttttggggaaaggaaatggcgcattatctgtctcacatatcgcccatgcaacacctgaaccgcgcgcgcgccgtaagggaaagaataaaggagggagtgaaagaagaaagaagtgcctttgtggagggctgtggaataatttcgaatacctggggatcttttaacgtgcactggcatcgcacagcacacgggcgccttagcgtcccgcctccataaaaacgcagccgccgcggtcgggttcgaacccgggaactccggatcagtagccgagtgccctacccactgagccaccgtgtgcgttgacaacgttttggcagactgactgactgatgtttctgagaggaagaaagaaaaggaaagtgcacgggcctgcctactggctcaagccgagccacgctcgctgccgcgtgctgacagcaggaggggtaaaggataggagagcaaagagtgaaagaaaagacgcgtcgCGCTCATAtcatatgccccgggccgatcctggaggcagtgcaatacggggccgacccgtgccagagtgcttcaagccaagcactccgccatatttcaaaa includes these proteins:
- the awd gene encoding nucleoside diphosphate kinase, whose product is MAQRERTFIMVKPDGVQRGLVGEIIQRFERRGYKLVAMKFMQADEKLLQQHYSDLAGRPFFNGLVKFMQSGPVVPMVWEGTNVVATGRDMIGATNPLESKPGTIRGDLCIQVGRNIVHGSDSLPSAEKEIALWFKESELCPWTPHVEPSVYE